GGCATGGCGTCAGGACGACGACGAGCCCGCGCCGGCGGCCGGACTGCTCGGCATCGCGACGGTGTGCTTCGCCAACGGCGGTGACAACGTCGGCGTGTACGTCCCCGCGTTCGCCGCGACCGGACCTGCGGGCCTGGCCGGTTACGTGGCGGTGTTCCTGGTGGGTATCGCGGTGTGGTGCGTCGCCGGGCGGTTCCTCGCGACCCGCCCGGGCGTCGCCAAGGTGCTCGCGCGGTGGGGGCACGTGGTGCTGCCGGCGGTGCTGATCGCGCTCGGCGTGCTGATCTTCCTCGGCGCGTTCTAGCGCGATGTGGTCGGCACCGGCTTGCGCGGCTCTGGACTCGCCCGTCTGCTCACCGGCATGCGTGGCAGCCGCCAGTGTCGCGGTGTCTTGAATGACTCATTCAGGTCTTCGGAGGTCCTGAATGAGTCATTCAAGACCTCCGGCGAGCAGCCGACCCGCGAGCCGGGCGCGACTTTGCCGGAACCCGGGAGGGGAGGGGTGGGGGTGGGCCCCGAAGGGGGCGCGGACCGTCACCGCCGAGCAGGCCTACCCGCGACGGGCGTTCTGCAGGGCGAGACCCCGAGGTGTCGCCAAGCGGACGATCAGCGCGAAGACTCCGTCACACAGCAGAGCCAGCACCACAGCCGCCAGGCCGCCCGCGAAGATCTCGCCGTAGCCCTGCGCACCCAATGCGAAGCCGTCGACGATGTAGCGGCCGAGGCCGCCGCCGTCGTTGACGATCGCTCCGATCGCCACCGTCGCGATCAGCTGGAGGAACGACACCCGCGCGCCCGCCAGGATCACCGGCGATGCCAGTGGCAGCTCGAGGCGCAGCATGATCTGCCACTCGCGGTAGCCCGTGCCGCGGGCGGCGTCCACTGTGTCCTGCTCCAAGGACACCACGCCGGCGTAGGTGTTGGTGAACAGCGGTGGCATCGCCAGCGCGACCAGTGCCAGCAGCAGCGGCCAGAACGTCGTGTCCAGCTCCCAGCGGCTGGCCAGGAACCAGAACAGGATGATCAGCCCGAAACTCGGGATCGCCCGGCCGATGTTCACCGCGCTGCTCGCGAGGAACGCGCCGCGGCGGTAGTGGGCCAGCCACAACGCTGCCGGGATCGTCAGGACCGCCGCGATCACCAGGGCCAGCAGCGAGAACCTGAGGTGCTCGAGCGTCCGGGAGGGGACGCCCGCCTTGTCCGTCCAGCTCCAGCGGTTCGGGTCGCCGAGCCACGCGTTCAGCTGGTCGAGGAAGCTCATCGCGCCCGCACCTTCCTCGACCAGGGGGCCAGGAGGCGCTCGCCGAGCCAGAGCACGAGGTCGACGACCACCGCCAGCGCCACCGACAGTGCCACTCCGACGATGATCTCCGTCGGATTGGGCGTCGCCGTCTGGATGCCCGCGCGGATGAAATAACCCAGCCCGCCGAGGCCGAGCATCGACGTCACCGTGACCAGTCCGATCGTCGTCACCG
This window of the Amycolatopsis balhimycina FH 1894 genome carries:
- a CDS encoding cadmium resistance transporter; protein product: MDGGLLGRAAAMFAVTDVDDLVLLAVFFGQAAGRRGELKVVAGQFLGFAAILAISVAGALGAGLLPDGTVRWLGVLPVLLGIRAAWQAWRQDDDEPAPAAGLLGIATVCFANGGDNVGVYVPAFAATGPAGLAGYVAVFLVGIAVWCVAGRFLATRPGVAKVLARWGHVVLPAVLIALGVLIFLGAF
- a CDS encoding ABC transporter permease — protein: MSFLDQLNAWLGDPNRWSWTDKAGVPSRTLEHLRFSLLALVIAAVLTIPAALWLAHYRRGAFLASSAVNIGRAIPSFGLIILFWFLASRWELDTTFWPLLLALVALAMPPLFTNTYAGVVSLEQDTVDAARGTGYREWQIMLRLELPLASPVILAGARVSFLQLIATVAIGAIVNDGGGLGRYIVDGFALGAQGYGEIFAGGLAAVVLALLCDGVFALIVRLATPRGLALQNARRG